In Delphinus delphis chromosome X, mDelDel1.2, whole genome shotgun sequence, the DNA window aaaccaaacccaaaaccaGGCATTGGACAGAAGAAGTGCCTTCAGAGGCAGGCAGGTGGTACACTCTCCCCTCAGTGGGAATCAGAGATTCTTCCCCACAATGGTGAACACTGGCATGTTGTGGCTCCCGCTCTTAGCTGGGAAACTTCAGACACCAGTTCTCGTGCCTGGGGGTTCCCCTGTGGGATGAAATGAATAGAATTGTCACGCTGGCTTCATAGATACTAGAGCATGTGCATATACATTAGCTTATAGATGTGTATCTCTACTTCTCATGATGCATGACGGATTATATTGATTAACTGGTTTTGTGTAGCATCCTCTGATAGGCACTCAACCCAGATCACAATATTCTTCTGATGGGCAACTAGATTGGCACAGAGAACTTCTTCCTGGTGAACACCAATGATTATTACTTTAAgcctaaaaacaaatataaaacatgtAAATTAACAGGGACTGGAAAGCACCCATGTGACCTCATCAGAGAAACTAGGAATTTAAGTGTCCAGCGATCCACCCATGCCTGCATGATATCATGACTCCATCCATCTATTATCCATCCAAAAACTATGCTTTGAGATCCTCCATAGGCCATGAATTGAACTACAGTCCACATGGCACTAAAAAGCTTCATCCTATGAGGGACCCTTTGAAAGGACTTTTTCCCTAATTTTGAAATTCTGGTCCTCTGTGGTCTCTTCTGGGCCCATTGCCTCCTTTGAGTTTTCTGTGAGATATTTGTCTCCAGCTCATAAACAAAAGATTTCAGATGCAACCAGGctttttacacatcttttcaGGTGGTAAATCACTGGGCTTCCTCCTACTGACCAAGAGCAAATAACTAGAAAGTCCCTAGTACCACATGACCTAAGAGCCTCATATCCACGTGAATGTTGCTTTTCAACTCATACGCATCCTGGAGCAGGAAGTGCAACATCTAAAGCCATGTTCAAAAAGGTACAATTTAGgggtcagttctttttttttttttttttttggaagcacAGGTTAAGTCTGCTGCTGTATTGAACAACCGTCTCACCATCAATTTGCTCATTCGGTTTATCACTAGGTAAATTCCAGCCTGATTTATCTGAAGAGAGTAtatgtttgctttttctgttCCTAAGCTGTTTGGAAGAGGGCTGCACTTTCTTTTAGATGAAGTTGGTTTAGTGTAGcgttttctaaataattttagatAAGACTCTGAACCTAATGCAACGTCAACATAAGCCTTGGTGGACATCCAcatgccaaaaaagaaaatcttgtgaaaaaaaaaaactttcacaaGAATTAACTttaaatggatcacagacctaaatgtaaaatgcaaatctataaaactcctagaagacaacgtaggagaaaatctaggtgacttTGGGTTGGCAATGAATGACCTTTtaaaacaacaccaaaagcacaacccacaaaagaaaaaattgataaattggactttgttaaaattaaatatctCTGTTCTGTGAAGGACACTGTTCAGAGGATGAAgtgacaagccacagactgggagaaaacatttgtaaaaaatatgtaataaaggACTGGTATCccgaaatatacaaagaactcttaaaactcaaaaatgagaaaacaacacgattttaaaatgggcaaaagatctgaacacacACCTCACCACataagatgtacagatggcaaataagcctacgaaatgatattcaatatcatgtATCATTAGGGAACTACAAATTAAGACgacagtgagataccactgcacacctattTGAATGGCTAAATCCAACACACTGAATATATCAAATGGTGGTTGAAGATGTGGGttaacaggaactctcattcattgctggtggcaatgcaaagtggtacagccactttagaagacagtttggcagtttcttacaacaTTAAACATccacttaccatatgatccaaaagTTGTGCTCCTCGATATTTACTcaaatgagtttaaaattttgtCCACACAAGAACCCGCACATGAATGTTTATCTAGCTTTAGTCATAATTGCCAaagcttggaagcaaccaagatgtccttcaatcaGTGAATGGATAGACACTGTGGTACAGCCATACAATAATATACTATTCAGTGATAAACAGAAACGAGCCATCATGACACAGAAATACATGGATGACCCATAAGTGCATATTACTATGTAAAAAccaccaatctgaaaaggttttaCAACATATCAATGCAACTCTGACtttcaggaaaaggcaaaattacagcaaaaagatcagtggttgtcagaggtttttaggaagaaagaggcagggaTGAATAGGAGTAGCCCAATGGATTTTTAGGTCAGTAAAATTATACTGTATGATGCTatgatggtggatacatgtcattatacattatacatttgtcaaaacccagagAGTGCAAGTCAAAGAGTGAAACcgaatataaaatatacacttcAGCTAGTAATAAGGTATCAACATTGGCTCATCCCTTGTAACagatgtaccacactaatgcaagatgttccTAATAGAGGAAACTGGAtatggaggtgagggtgggaggatCTGGGAATCATCTGTACTTCTTGCTCATTTTTCTGTAACTCTAAAAccactaaaagaaataaagtctatttttttaaacattgagaTAAATGGTAGGCAATAGTTTCAAAGGATAGGTAgtgcctcctcctcctctctcaagATTTGGCTTTTGCCTCCATTCCTGCCTCATTGCCTCCCCCTTGTGAACCTTATGCCACAGTCACTGTGCTGCTCCGGGCTGAAGGGGGTGCTCATGAGTACACGTTTGTGCATGCACAGGACACTTGGGAGAAGCGCATCTATTGAGAATCACAATTCCATGTCTTTGCGTGGCCTCCCCCAGCACATCCTGTGCCTTAGTTTCCACTcttttgttggtttctttttctcttgagtCAGATGGATTAAGCTtcagtttccctggtaaccaacaCCGGTGTTTTATCTCAGCCTCTGGTCACAGAAAGAGAGCAAGATGGAGAGAAGAATTTCCCATTGGTCCTGGCCCTTCCAGCTGGGCTGTTGCCTGAGATGAGTGATCCAGTGAGGATGAGCAGAAGAATGTTGCCAAGACAACAGAATCCCACACTCCTGTCCAGCACTGAGgcacttctccctcccctccccgcacGCTTGGATCTCACCAGAGAATGGGAATGTGCTTTGGCTAAGAGTGAAGAGACAGATGCATGGTAGAAAATTTAGGGAGAGAGGTGAAATCTTGGGAGCCTTCAGAAGGGACTGGGGGAAGTGCTGGGGTCACCAAGAAAGCATTCTGTACAGCACTGCGATCTCGGGAGACAATGAAGACTATGAAAGCACAGTGGCTCTAACGTGTGGTTCCGTGATTTTCTCCAGCAGTACACAGTGCTACAACCATTTTCTGAAGCCAAGCTCCATGCCTCAGGCCTTGGAAAATGGGGCCTGTGTTGTTTGTTAAAGGAGAATGGAGCCTGACATCGCTTATGGAGGGCAAGGATGGCCTTGAGGAGGCCCTGCTCACCTCAGTGACAACTCTCATCTGTTACTCcactctgtgtgtctgtctggtCCGTTCTTCCTTCtgtgctccctttttttttggaaGGGGGTCTCTTTATGGGATGTGAAACATTGTCCTCAGTTAAAGGGGAGGATGAGGCGAGGATGCCCCAATCTCCTCAAACATGGACTGAGGAGATGGTGGGCAGAGGAGGATTTGGTGGGGATGGTGTGCTGAAATCACAGACTCACTTGCACTCCTCAGATGGCATGGGGACTTTGGTTAACTTATTCTCTCTGGCcgatctgatctgatctttatcatgagtgcccactctctggagtggcaaacaaacaaacaaacaaacaaaccccactGAATTTATATCTAATCTGGTAAGTGCAATCTGATGCTATCATGTGAATGGTTAGTTTAAAATAATGCTGTCTGTTTTGGTGAAATGCTCAGTCTCTCAGATTTCCACCCCACTTCTCTGCTCCTTTCCAAGGTGGGGAAGGCGTATGTATGGTTTACAAATCTCCTGGGTGATGTGGGAAGGGATGGGGGGGTCTATGAAATTCTTACGCTGCTCACAGTATCCTTGGTGGTTTCTGAGGGAAGGATGACTCTCCTCTCCCGGGTCCAGTTGGTGATGCTGACCTGCACCGCCCATGGGTGGGGCTGATGAAACTTGCATTTTTGTCTCTCTCCTCTTGGTCGGGTCCTGGTGCTCCCTGGCCAACTCAGCCTCAGCTCACTCTGCTGGCATCTGCAGACCCCTCTGAATCTGGGGCGCAtcctccatcccacccctgtGCAGGGTGTCGACTCCACAGCTTCAGCTGCAGGGTCATCTAAGCCCCTCAGACAGGTTAGGTTTCCTTCATGGTAGAACCCCTGGCTCTGGACTCAACCAATTTCCACATTCCCACTACAGGGAATGAAGGCCCTAGGGGTCTCACCACCACAGCAGGAACCAGGATCAGTTCCAGAAGGCTAAATTCCTAAACTCCAGCCATCCTTCTGCCCACTTTGTAGATGATGGAATGATCCAGAAGAAATGGGGAACATGACAATTCAGGAAAAAGGGATGATCTTTGCAAAGGCCCACtcctggagaaggaggaaggatatGGGATCCAGGTGAAGGGCTTAGCCTCAAATGGGATCTGGTCACTTCCTCCAGAGGGGCAGCAGAGTACCAGGGTAGAAATAGGCAGACTGGGATTGGGAAGCTTGAAAAATCCCACGGGACTGCTTCTGTCTTTTCCACGAATTATTGGGCGGGGGGAGACTGGTGGTCATTAGAATGGAGGAGGGTTGCTAGTGTGTAATGTAGTATTGTAGGTGagagtgaaaatgaaaagcaattctCCCCTGGTCATGGATTTAAGATAAAACAATTCTGTAAAGTTTCAGAGTTTCGTCCTCAGTGCTGAGGTGCTCAGATACAAGGCAGAGGGCGAGTAGGGAGGAGGGTGCAAGGAGCACAGGAGGTGTGTTTGTGGGGGACAGTTTCCAGCCCTGGGCCCGCGGAGTAAGGAGGGGCCTGGCGGATGTTGTGGAAGGATGTGTGGTCGGTGAGCTGGCGGTTTCCAGGAGGTTGGGGCTATCAATGCAGGGGCACTAGAGCGAGGGAGATGGAGGACAGGACGTCGTGTTGGGGGTGATGAGAGGGAGGAATGCTATACACCATGAGGGCCGCTGTCTTCCTGATACCCAGGGCATGACCGTGGGCAGGGGGGTGCTCGTGTGGGGAGAAGAAGAACATCGCTGAGGTCGGAGAGGCTCCGGGGTGACCGGCTGAGCCTCGCGGGCACTGAGGTCGCCGGGACGGATCAGAAGAGTGAGGGCTGACAGGAGCACGGTGACTGTGCCACGGGACGAGCGCGTTTACAGgccgggggtgggtgggaggaaaaTGACCAGGGGATTGGTACCGGTCCCGCACGTGGGGGGCTGGGGCAGTGGACGACGGGACCCAGATATCACCGGTCAGGTCCCTTAGCCGAGAGTTCGAAACAGGGCCCGGGAGGAAACTTCTGGCGGACTCGGGCGGGCAGACCGGCACTGACGTTACTGGGCACAGGCTCGCAGGCCCAGAACCCGCCCACCGGCGCGCAGCCCCGTCCCCCAGGCTCGCGACTTTCCGGGGCACCAGGACTTCCTGCCCCTGTTGCTATGGTTCCAGCGGCGGCACTAAGGAAGGCTGCAGTGCCGGGAAGGTTTGTCTGGGCAACGGTGTCCTGTACCGGTCCATCTCTGGTCCTCACCATCCCGCTTTGCTTCTTCGGCCAATATCGCCAGGGCCGCTTCGGCTGGTACTATGTGTTCTCCGGTCCTAAATATGAATGTAGGGGCCCAATTACGGACATGCTTTTGGAATTAAGAACACAGTCACTGGACAATAAGCAGTATGTACGAATGAAGTCTGAACTGATTGCAGTGGTCTTTCTTTTACCAAGTCCAGGTAACATTTCTGAAGGTTCCTTGGCATGCTCATACATCTGAAAAAATAGCACatattttctaccaaaaaaaaagttttcttaacAGCACTGCACACAAATTATCTGAATTAATTTATCCTGACAATTTCCTTATCATAAAGACATCGTTTGATTGGACGTGTAGCTCTTTACTAAAGTTTTCCTCTTGTAGGGCTTTGTGGAGGACCTTGGGCCAGGGCTCAAGAGAACTTCCCTTGCAGTTCCATCTCTACCCGCCTTTTATTTTACTCTGAGTCATTTTGCTTCTTTGGGCCTGTTGTTTCCTCAGTTTTAAGAAGAGTCAGGCTAAGCTAATGGGTAGCACAGGGAGGGGggatccaggggagggtgtgGTTAAAGAGCCTGTGTTCTCAGTGCAGTGactcctcttttttctcttatttattgctgcttttttgtttgtttgtttgcatgtttattttgttaagaaaggagtttcttttactttaacaaaGAGTTTGAAATCACTGGTTTATGGGATCAGTACTCAGTCTCCCAGAGATGGGAGAAAGattgaagagaaatgaaattataaaaatgggtAGACTCAGCCATCCTTAGGGGTACCATAAACTTAAAAGTACTCTCTAAGTAGATGGcttgggaaaatgtctgttcaattATAGGGTGTCTTCAAGAACTGTTTTGTCAAATGCTGCAATCTGATTACTTACTGAGAGGGGAATTGGGGCTGAAGATGTAATCTTACCAAccgtgaggatatggagagggggaagggtaagctgtggcaaagtgagatagtggcatggacatatatacactaccaaacataaaatagatagctagtgagaagcagctgcatagcacagggagatcagctcggtgctttgtgaccacctagaggggtaggatagggagggtaggagggagggagacgcaagagggaagagatatgggaacatatgtatatgtataactgattcacattgttataaagcagaaacgaatacaccattgtaaagcaattatactccaataaagatgttaaaaaaaacatttttgagaagCCGTATTTCAAGTTAGTAATCAGTCACAATCTCATGATGACAATCTAGTGAAGTAACCATTATGTCATAATAGTAGTTGGTACAGCAACAATAATTGGCTAACAGCACACTTGGAGAGTTTCTCCATTGTCTGTCTCTATACCACTTTCACAGGAGCATTAACAGTAAATAGACACAGGCAGCCACACCTGTCTTAAGTGTTATGTAGAAGGGGTTAAAAATCACTTAACCTGGAATTGTAACTTCAGGAAATGAAGACAATGGGCCTACTGAGGTAGATTTTGAAAATGTAGCTATTAAATTCTTCCTGTTCTTACTTTATTCCCAAgagtcatttaaaattatgaagctaatgtttagaaatgaaatttaCAGCTTGACTTTTCAACCTAGAGTTCCTGtttcatattttccttcttcGTGTGGGTGATGTGTGCTTCCGACTTTAAATTATTGGAGTAGCAGATGATGACTTGTATTTTCTCTGacaagatttcacatatatgtatgCCACTGGCTCGCAAATTAAGTGTCCAAAATATCAATTGTTGGGTgatattttctcctctctcttgtggTTTATTTtcagggaaagaagaaggaatcATAATAAAGAGGACAATCACCATTCTCCCCAGTCCAAAAGGAGTAAGAGACACCCTGTCTTTCAGGAGTCTCAGGATGCAGAGGTAGGAATATGGTCAGATAGCCTCTCTCTAGTTCATCCACTGCCTAAATTACATTATCCAATTGGTGCCCTgcaattaaaagaaatgtatCACTCCAAGAAACCTTCAAAAATGTATTCTTACTTGATTGCAGTGGCTTTTGAGCTGGAGCCCTTAGCCATGGTATGCAGTATCTCACAGAAGGTGGTAAGGAAGCACAGAAAAAGACTTAGTGAAAATGTAATCAGGAAAAGCTAGGTCTTAAACTTTTCTCCAGTCATAGGAGCAGGGAATAATCATCTTAACCCCCTCCCTTATTTTTAGATGGAGAATAAATTTTCAGGAGTATAATGATGTGTTATTGGCTAGAAGGGGATTCTTGATTTCTGGCTaggaaaagtgaaaatgaaattgaGGATGGGGGAGTCTGGTGATTTTGCAAAGCTTTAATGGCGCTTGAATGGAAGAGCTTGAATTTTAATGACTTGTGGCATTAGCATAGTAttgttttaattgaggtatagctTACTAGGAGAGGATTAAAGGAACCTTGTTAAGTCTTTATGTATGAATTCTATTAGTTAATGACTAAGTAGTGCTCACTTGTCCCTTTTGTGAGCAAAAAGTGAAATGATTATCGATCCCTGTCCTCCTCCTGGAACCTCTACGCAGGTGGTGATAGTCCCAGATCCTGGGCAGCTACTTGGATGGGTAAATTGTAGCTAGGTATAACTCATGTAACTTGCTCTCTTAGATGCTGGCCTTTTTCGTTGAATATCTTTGCATGTTCAGGAGTACTGCTCTTTTTTGTTCAACCTTACATCTTTACAAATTACATCACCACTTTTCCTGTAAATCTGTGCCCTCATACATAAATATAAGCCTTCTAGAAAGCGCAAACACAAAGACACTAATGTTTTTTGTATTAGTCTCTCTTACTTGCCAAGaccattcattttatatttcagatTGCCAAGTAGTAGCAAGAAATTGAGAGTGAAAAAATGTGTAGATATGAACAGAATTGGCTTATCGGGAACATatctctgcctttttctcttctgtaccTGAATTGGAAAAGATTTGATATCCCAATGCTAGAATTCCAAGGGAGCATCAGAAGTGAGACGaatgagagagaaacagaaccaggagCCCCACCtatgtttaaaaattagaattctaTAAAATCTACTCCACCCCCTTTTTTAAGCTGGTAGGAGCTGTCTCTTTGTCAGGTCGTTGTTTAAAGTAGTGTCAATTCATAAGACAACTAGAACATTTGGCATAATTTTTGAAAAGTGTTTTCTCTTAGGTTGACTGTAGATTTGGGTGTTCACATCGCCTTTAATTATACACATTCTAAGACACAGAACTGCTTTGGGAGACCTTATTTCGGATGAAACTGTCATTGAACAAAATAATGGTTGTTAGTCATGTTTTTATAACccatggcaaaatgttaacttcTGAAATTATCCTCCATTTAAAAGATACATTCAAAAATGCAGGGACAACCCTTTCCAAAAATGGCCTAATCTGTTGCATGCATTTTATGAAACTTTGCTCATGTTGTATACCAAGCAATCCTGAGCAGTTTTATATTCCAACTGGTTGTTAAAATCTAAGTTGTTTTAAAGAATTGAAGATACATACGCACTCATGTTTTTCTACAGATGATGGTTACTTATCAATCTTTTGTTCAAATGCCATTAACTGAGTTGAAACAAAGTGAAgttgtttaaattgttttatacTTATATAGattctattataaatataatttttgacttagaaaacaacttaGAACTCAATGTCTAGTTCAGCTTCATTTTATGAGGGAAACTGAGCTACAGAAAAGTGTAGATTATTTATCCCATtgacacagagaagttaacacATAAGTACCTTTGCCTTGCTAATTTGGAAAGTAATTGTAATTCAGCAGCCAAATTGATTTGATATCCTATGGCTCATAAGATTCTACAGTGTTTCATTGGTTTTAGCAAATATGAACGAGTCTTTCATTTCAAATGTGTTG includes these proteins:
- the VCF2 gene encoding protein VCF2 — translated: MVPAAALRKAAVPGRFVWATVSCTGPSLVLTIPLCFFGQYRQGRFGWYYVFSGPKYECRGPITDMLLELRTQSLDNKQERRRNHNKEDNHHSPQSKRSKRHPVFQESQDAESSSSDKDRSSSSVNTPERVIGPESSLNQIVAEPNMSTPQSSYEEHVLCQGSYSHINQILREEHFNSLQQQGQSPA